DNA from Desulfobotulus pelophilus:
GATTGCTCTCAGCCTTGCCCTTATGCGGGTTGGGGCTGGTACTGTCCAAAGGTTAAATAGTAGGGTAAACATGTTGGTTCCGTCAAGCCGGACTTTGTCATGCACAGGGAACAGTGGGTATGAAAGTATGTCGTGGGTCTAAAAATGTCTGAAACAATAAATGTTTTAGGCGTTTTTTGTTTTTTTATGGTAAAGGCAGTTTCGGGGTGGAATGGCCTGTATGCCCGCCCAGATTCCGGCGCAGAAAACCATTTTGGATTCGTTATCAGCAGGCCCCCATGGGCGCTTAGGGTTTTTACGAAGAAAGGATCATCATGCAAGTTACGGTAGAAGATCTGAGCACGGTCAAAAAGACCCTGCACATTGAGATTCCAGGTGAAACGGTGGCCAAGGCAGTGGACGCCGCCTATCAGGATCTGAAGAAAACCGTGAAGATTAAGGGTTTCCGTCCCGGCAAGACACCCCGTTCCGTACTGGAGCGCATGTATAAAAAAGATGTTCACGCCGATGTTTCCCAAAAGCTGATTCAGGATGCATTTGTGGGCGCTGTGCGTGATAATAACCTGAACTTTATTGGTACTCCGGATATCGATGCACCAGATCTTGACGTCTTTAATGAAAAAGAACCTCTGAAGGTCGGCATTACTCTGGAGGTTCGGCCGGAAATTGGAGAAGTGGATTTTAAGGGCATTGCCATCCGTAAAACCCTGTACGCCTTCAGTGAAGAGGAGGTGGATGGTCAGATTGAAATGCTGCGTAGAAACCTTGCTAAAAAGGTGCCTATTACAGAGGAAAGACCTGCGAGAGCAGGAGATTTTGTCCTCATAGACTATGAGGGCCGCCTTGTGGGTGGAGACGTCTTTGACGGGACCCCTGTAACGGAGAATCATGCCTACCTTCTCGGCCGGAATACCCTTTCTCCTGCCTTTGATGAAAATCTGGAGGGCATGGCTGTCGGTGAAACGCGTACCTTTGACGTCAGCTATGACGATCAGTATATCAACAAGGCCTTTGCAGGTAAAACCATCTCCTTTACGGTGACTCTGAAATCCATTCATGAGGAAATTCTTCCGGAGTTGGATGCTGATTTTGCCAAAAATTTTGGTGCCTTTGAAAGCGTGGAGGATATCCGGGAAAAAATCAGGGAAAATCTGCAGCAGGGCTATGACAAACGCATTGAGCAGGAAGTGAATGAGCAGATTTTTTCAGAGCTTATAGGAAAAACCAGTTTTGAGGTTCCGGACGTCATGGTAAACTATGAGCTGGAGGGAATTCTGGAAGAGGCGGAAAGGGCTTTTTCTGCCAATGGGGTTACCTTTGAGCAGCTGGGTCAGACGCGGGAAACTCTGGCGGATGAATATCGTGAGCTTGCGGAAAAGCAGGTGCGTCGTCATCTGATTCTGGGGGCCATCATCCATCAGGAAAAACTGAGTCTGGACAAAGATGAGGTTGAGGCTGGACTTGAGGAGCTGGCCAGAAATTTCAACCAGCCTGTGGATCTTATCCGTGGTTTTTATGAGAGCAACCCGGAAAAACTTGAATTTTTACAGCATACCCTGCTTGAAAAAAAGGCCATACAGCTTATTTTAGAAAATAGTGTTATTGAAGAGGTTGCCCCTGAAGCGGTTGAGGCTGCGGATGATGAGGGTGCTGAAGCCTGATGATTTTGCCCGTGCGGAAGGGGTCTGCCCCTTCCGGTGTATCATGCAGATATCGGGCCTAACAGGGAGAAAAGGGAGGTCGTCGTGCCGCTGATTCCCATGGTTGTGGAACAAAGCAGCAGAGGCGAGAGAGCATACGATATTTATTCGCGGCTTCTCAAGGATCGTATTGTTTTCCTCGGTTCCGCAGTAAATGACGAGATTGCCAATCTCATTGTGGCCCAGTTGCTGTTTCTTGAGTCCGAAGATCCGGAAAAAGAAATCAATTTTTATATTAACTCTCCCGGCGGTGTGGTAACGGCCGGCATGGCCATTTATGACACCATGCAGTATATTAAGCCGGATGTGGTCACGGTGTGTATCGGTCAGGCAGCCAGCATGGGGGCCCTTCTTCTGGCTGCGGGGGCTGATGGTAAGCGGTATGCCCTGCCCCATTCCCGTATCATGATCCATCAGCCTCTGGGTGGAGCCCAGGGACAGGCTTCGGATATTCAGATTCAGGCTCGTGAAATTTTAAGAATTAAAGATACGCTGAATCATATTCTTGCCAGACATACCAAGAGGGATCTTGCGTCCATTGAAGCGGATACGGACCGGGATCATTTTATGAGTGGTGAGGAAGCCAAAGCTTACGGCATTGTCGACCATGTGGTGGCCAGCCGGGATGATCTTGCGGCTATTATCGAAAAAACGGAGGGCTAAATGACGGATAACGGCGATACCGGGGACAAGCTTTACTGCTCGTTCTGCGGCAAAAGCCAGAAGGATGTCCGGAAGCTCATCGCAGGTCCTGCTGTCTATATCTGTGACGAATGCATCCAGCTGTGCAGTGAGATCATAGAAGAAGAAGGGGAAAAATCTCCGGAAGCTCCTGAGCATCTGCTGACGCCCAAGGAAGTCAAGGATCGGCTGGATGATTATGTGATCGAGCAGGATGCGGCCAAGAAAACGCTGGCGGTTGCGGTA
Protein-coding regions in this window:
- the clpP gene encoding ATP-dependent Clp endopeptidase proteolytic subunit ClpP, with protein sequence MPLIPMVVEQSSRGERAYDIYSRLLKDRIVFLGSAVNDEIANLIVAQLLFLESEDPEKEINFYINSPGGVVTAGMAIYDTMQYIKPDVVTVCIGQAASMGALLLAAGADGKRYALPHSRIMIHQPLGGAQGQASDIQIQAREILRIKDTLNHILARHTKRDLASIEADTDRDHFMSGEEAKAYGIVDHVVASRDDLAAIIEKTEG
- the tig gene encoding trigger factor; the protein is MQVTVEDLSTVKKTLHIEIPGETVAKAVDAAYQDLKKTVKIKGFRPGKTPRSVLERMYKKDVHADVSQKLIQDAFVGAVRDNNLNFIGTPDIDAPDLDVFNEKEPLKVGITLEVRPEIGEVDFKGIAIRKTLYAFSEEEVDGQIEMLRRNLAKKVPITEERPARAGDFVLIDYEGRLVGGDVFDGTPVTENHAYLLGRNTLSPAFDENLEGMAVGETRTFDVSYDDQYINKAFAGKTISFTVTLKSIHEEILPELDADFAKNFGAFESVEDIREKIRENLQQGYDKRIEQEVNEQIFSELIGKTSFEVPDVMVNYELEGILEEAERAFSANGVTFEQLGQTRETLADEYRELAEKQVRRHLILGAIIHQEKLSLDKDEVEAGLEELARNFNQPVDLIRGFYESNPEKLEFLQHTLLEKKAIQLILENSVIEEVAPEAVEAADDEGAEA